From the genome of Halobacteriovorax marinus SJ:
GTCAATTCTAAAGATATCAAAGCGAGAATCTAACCATGAACTGAATGCTATTGTCTTTCCATCTGGAGCAAACCTTGGAGTTGCATTAAATTTTCCAACAAAACTGATTCTCTTAACCGCTCTTGTGGCCATATCCATAGTGTAGATCATTGGCTTCCCTGCCCTTCCTGAGAGGAAAGTCATTATTGAACCATTCTCATTAATAGAAGGGTCAACGTCTGGAGAATAGCTATTAGTAAGCCTCTTTAGAGCTTTCGTCTTTAAATTCATAATAAAAATTTCTGCATTACCTACATGGCTTAAAGTAAGAAGAATAGACTCTCCACCAGGCATGAAAACTGCTCCGGAGTTCAATCCATTTCTACTTGAAACAAGACTATTTCTTCCTGTTTCTAAATCGTAAACGCGAAGATTGATATTTCTATGCTTACTTTTCTCATTCTTTATAAGTGAATAAAGAACTTTCGTACCGTCGTGAGAGATTGCAGGTGAAATTACAACACCTCCATGATGAGTAAGCCTCTTCTTATTACCACCATCAAAGTCCATCATATAAAGTTCTTTCACTGGTGTTTGCTTATTTCCATGTCTATCAGAAACAAAGATCATTTTAGAATTAAAGATTGAATCACTGCCTGTAATTTTCTTATAAGCAGTATCAGAGAATCTATGAGCAAAACCTCTTGGGTTTTCTCCACTATATGTATAACTCTCCTCGCTTACAACTTTTGTATTGGCCACATCATGAACTAATAACGTTACCTGCAAAGAATTTCCTGATTGGCGAAAAAATCCTCTAATTACATAACTCACACCTTGGGTCTTAAAAGAGCTGTAGTTAAATCCACCTTCAGATATAGAAGAGAGCTCTTTTTTCACTGAAAATTTCTTCATATAAAAAGAGAAGTCATTTCTTATAACGTCCATTATGGTCGAAGCATCTGCAATAAAGCTTCCGCTCACTCCACCTTGAAGAATAGGCTTTGCAACCTCAACTTTAGAGAGCTCTAACTCAGCTTCACCAACAGCTACAATATTGATTTGTGAAAATGCATTCCAACAAAGTAATGATAAAAATAAAATAATAAGCTTCTTCATAATTTCTCCTATAGAGGGAATCCGAGTACGATCTCCCCTTTTAAGGCATTGCCTCTACTGGCAGGGGGAACGGCAGAAAATGGTGAAGCTTGCTTAATGGCCGCCATAGCTCTCTTATCAAATTCTTCTTCACCACTAGATTCAAAGATCTCACTTCTTAATAGTGAGCCATCTGATTTTAAATAAATTCTTATTCTACATTTTAAATTCTTGTCTATTAAGTATCCTGGAAGTTTCCAAAATTGCTTCACTTTAGCAGAAAGTGTTGAAGCGTATAGTTGAAACTCAGTAAGTTCTTGATCTGATCGTCCAGTTCCAGAGAGAGCAACCCCTTTAGAAATCTTATTTCCTTCAGCGACTAACTTTTTCAATGTATTAGAGTCAATACCGATTCCATCATCAGCACCTTTCTTTTTAGGTGTTGGCTTAGCCTTCTTAACTTCTACTTTCTTATTAGATAAGTCTTTCATCATATCTAAGAAGTTTGGCTTAGCGACTTTCTTCTCAAAAACAGTATCATCTTTATTGATAACTTCAGCAGGTTTAGCAGAAGGCTTCTCTCTTACAACTTCACCCTTGGCCGGAGGCTGCATTGCCTTTAATTCTTTAAGGGTAAACTTAGGCATTGCAACCATATCAACTTTTACAGAAGCCTGTACAAGCTTCATATTATAATCCCTAGTTGATTGAATCTTGTCGTGCACTAATTTTCCAAATAAGAAAAAGAGTACAGCAATAGTGATATGGAAGAAAAATGACCAACTAAAGTAATACTTAAATGATTTATTTGCTAAAACATTAGTGTTCATTATTTCTTTTCAATCTCCGTAACGAGGGCAACTTTTAAGATTCCCTCTCTCTTTAAATAGGACATTAAATTAGCGACATCACCATACTTCATTGCAAAGTCAGCTCTCAAAAAGAGAGTATCCGTTTTATTTTTTTGAAATAACGCCTTTATTTCCGAAATGATTTCACTTCTAAGAACCTTAGTTTCACCAATATAGTAATCGCCACTATTAGTATAAGAAAGTACGACTTGAGTAGTATTCAAGCTTATGGGATTAACTTCTTTTGTTTTAGGTAAGTCTAACTTTATACCGTTTAACATTAAAGGAGCAGTTATCATAAAGATAACAAGTAGAACTAACATGACATCGACCAAAGGAGTCACATTAATTTCAGAAATTGCACCCTTTTTATTTCCAACATTAAAGGCCATATTTTTATCCTATTTTACTAATGATCTTTCAACAACGTTTAAAAATTCTTGTCCAAAGCTCTCCATCTCCGATTGGATATGAGAATTTTCATTATTAAACTTATTATAAAACCATACTGCAGGAATAGCTGCAACGAGACCAACTGCAGTTGCAACAAGGGCTTCAGCAATACCTGGAGCCACAGCATCTAGAGTTGCACCCCCACCAGCAAGACCAGTAAAGGATCCAATAATCCCCCACACTGTTCCAAAGAGACCAACAAAAGGAGTTACAGAACCAATACTTGCTAGCGTTGCCAAGAAGCGCTCTAACTCGATATTAATCTCATGAACACCTTTCTTCATTCCCCTTTCAAGGAATTGAAGACCATGTTTTGTGATATGTTGTTCTAACTTCTCTTTATCATCACCAAGTGCATCTTTTAACTTCGATAATTCAAGATAGCCATTAGTAAATAATGATTTATGAGGAGAGAGCGAAAGTCTGTGACAACTCTCCATTATATCTTTCAAAGATGTAGAGTTTTTATATACCTCTAAGAAGTCTCTACTATTTTCTTCTAACTCTTTTATCAATTTCTTTTTCTTTAAAATTATTGCCCACGATACAACTGAAGCAAGAATTAAAGACAGTAGAACTGTTTTAACGACAAGACCTGAGTCAAGCATGATTTGTACAATATCTAATTCACCTGTAGTCAAAATGAACTCCTTAAATTCAAAATTATTACTAATATTTTATACTGTTAAATTAAAGCTGCAACCGGCAATGCTATACTTGATCTAGAGAATCAGACTTTTTCCTTCGACAAAAATACATATAACCGAGAGACACGCACAAGAGAGATGTAAATAAAAGCGGTCCTGGATCACTTGAAGAAATCAAATATGAAAACTCATTCCCCCAAATAAAATCAATCCCCAATAAACTGATTAGTGGTCCGATAAAAATAACTAATACTAATAAAGGATAACTCCAACTTCCCTTTGACCAATAGGATGAACTAAAGCAAAGCAGAAGAAAGAAAGGAAGAGACGATAAGGAATATTGAGAGTGAGTAAAGACATTCACATTCACTAAATAACTTAGAATGACAAAGAGTATAGTCTCTATGATTTTCTTCTTACTTGATACTTTGTAAACATTTTGAAGAAATAAGAGAAAGATCACTTCCGAGAAAATAAAAATAATAGAACCTAAATAAGATGAAAAGACTTTAAAAAGCTCGAAAGTTACTCTTTGAGCAATCACTGGTCTTAAGAAAATAATTGCAAATACTAGGTTAAATATAATTAAAGTAAAAAGAGGGCTACTCACATTCTTATAGTGATCTATGAAGAAAGTTCTCATTGGCTTTCTAGATGTAGAGCGAATAGATATAAACTTTATAATAACAAAGAAAGAAATCACTTTAACTAAAGAAGTGATCTCCCATCCCTGATCAAAGTTCCAATTTTCAACAATATTGAGAGAATGACCCAGCTGAAGGTGAAAGAAAGTCACAACAGACGAGACAATGAGAAAAATTGCCCAATTAAGAATGAAAAAGAAAATGATAAATGAGAGGTGAATAAGAAATCTCTTTCTCTCCTCTAGTGCTAACTTCTCTTGCATATCACTTAGGGGTTAACCAATTAATTTGTAATTCAGGAGATGGATAGATCTTTACATACTGCTCGTAGAGTGTGTTTTCCTTAACTAGCTTATCTACTTTTCTAAGAAGAGAGAAATAAGCGTTCCAAAGCTTTAAGTTATTCTTTAGAACCTTTTCCATTTCTTTTGTCACAGAGAATTGTTGTTTAAAATTAAAGCCTTCACTAAGTACAATTTGATCATATTTCTTTAAGATACTCTTGAGCATATTAGGATCTAATTTCTTATTTTGAAAATTTGTCCCCAGTGCTGAGCGAACCTCTTTAGTCATGGCCATTTCTTTGAATAGACCCTGCTTTACTCTTAGATAGTTCTCAAATAGAAGTACTGAGATCTCTAATTTCGTTAAATCCATCGTTCTAATAAAAGGAATAGATAAGAGAAAGAGGTATTCATTCTTCTTATAAGGTAGACCAAAGTGAAAGACATTAGGAGAATCAACCAATAGAATTCTAAACTTAATTCCAAAGACACCAATATTCTTTAGAACTTGTTCAAAAGATTCGTCTAATCCATAATCTGGCTTTTTAACATTCCACATTAGAACAGGAGCATTCTTTATGAGCCAAAACTCACTGATAAAAGGCCAAAATTCCTCTTCATTAGGAATATTATATCTTGCGCGATCTTTCTCTAATCTCTTCTTCTTCTTTTCTAAAGCAATTAGAGATTTCTTTCTCGCAGCTTCCTCTAACCCATCACTTTTGATAACGTCTTTTATCTTTGAGAAATCAACTAACTCGTTTTCCTTTTCCTCTTTAGATTTCTCTACAGAAAAGCTGCTGATACTCATTAGGAAAATAGATATGATTAAAGTAATCTTCATTTAATTTGCTCTCGATTGACCTGTCACATATTGGTCATATAGCTTTCCCCAGTAGAACATATCTGTAATTTCTAAATCTAGGGAGTCAAAAAACTTAGGATACTTATCTTGAAAACACTTTGGTTTGGTTGAACTCAAGTAGTCTCCATTCATATATCCATCATAGGAACCTACTTTTACAATTTTCCAAGTTCTATTAAATAAGACTCTCGCATTACTCTTAGACACTAACTTGTACACCTTTACTGGATGGCCACACTCTGTCGTCGTTAAATAGATAGAGTGCTTAGAAGGATTCTTGTGAACCTGAGCAAAGAGTTGATTTACATACATCACCTTATCTAGAACTTTCTTCTGATCCTGACCCTGAGCAAAGGTGCTGATCGATAATAATAAAATGGACAATGCAATAGCTAACGCTTTCACTTTAAACCTTCCATCTAAACTGAATTGTTTCCCATGAATGACACTGAGGGCATCTCCAAAAGATTTCATCAGAGTTATATCCGCACTCATTACAATAGTGCTTAGTAAGTGACTGGTGGAAACTATTTAAAAAGTCTTTAGTATACTTAACAACTTCTTCGCTTTTTCCAAGATCAATTAAGAGCTTAATATACTCACTATAGATGGCCTGAGAGTTATGAGGGTGATTATTTACCCACGGCTCCATTATAGCATAGGCCTTTTCTAGCATATTTCTAGACTTCAGCAGTCTGACTTTCGAAAGGATCACTGACGGTGAATTTAAAAACTCTGAATCATCTAACTCTAAAAAGTAATCTCTAAGCATTGTTAGTCGAGTGCTATATTGCTCTTGCTCGGCTTCCTCCCCTTTAAATCCTTCTTCAAGTGACTCAAAGATAAAAGAGGCATACATTGGATGTTCTTTTAAAAGTTCTAATAGAGAGAATTTAGCTTGTTCTAGATTCCCATCGTGAAGTTGAACTCTAAGTCTCAATATTTTAGCGGAAACTGATGGCGCAAATCTAAATGCATCCTCTAGGTCTTCTCTACTCTT
Proteins encoded in this window:
- a CDS encoding MotA/TolQ/ExbB proton channel family protein; translated protein: MTTGELDIVQIMLDSGLVVKTVLLSLILASVVSWAIILKKKKLIKELEENSRDFLEVYKNSTSLKDIMESCHRLSLSPHKSLFTNGYLELSKLKDALGDDKEKLEQHITKHGLQFLERGMKKGVHEINIELERFLATLASIGSVTPFVGLFGTVWGIIGSFTGLAGGGATLDAVAPGIAEALVATAVGLVAAIPAVWFYNKFNNENSHIQSEMESFGQEFLNVVERSLVK
- a CDS encoding TonB family protein, which codes for MNTNVLANKSFKYYFSWSFFFHITIAVLFFLFGKLVHDKIQSTRDYNMKLVQASVKVDMVAMPKFTLKELKAMQPPAKGEVVREKPSAKPAEVINKDDTVFEKKVAKPNFLDMMKDLSNKKVEVKKAKPTPKKKGADDGIGIDSNTLKKLVAEGNKISKGVALSGTGRSDQELTEFQLYASTLSAKVKQFWKLPGYLIDKNLKCRIRIYLKSDGSLLRSEIFESSGEEEFDKRAMAAIKQASPFSAVPPASRGNALKGEIVLGFPL
- a CDS encoding ExbD/TolR family protein, coding for MAFNVGNKKGAISEINVTPLVDVMLVLLVIFMITAPLMLNGIKLDLPKTKEVNPISLNTTQVVLSYTNSGDYYIGETKVLRSEIISEIKALFQKNKTDTLFLRADFAMKYGDVANLMSYLKREGILKVALVTEIEKK
- a CDS encoding TolB-like translocation protein; translation: MKKLIILFLSLLCWNAFSQINIVAVGEAELELSKVEVAKPILQGGVSGSFIADASTIMDVIRNDFSFYMKKFSVKKELSSISEGGFNYSSFKTQGVSYVIRGFFRQSGNSLQVTLLVHDVANTKVVSEESYTYSGENPRGFAHRFSDTAYKKITGSDSIFNSKMIFVSDRHGNKQTPVKELYMMDFDGGNKKRLTHHGGVVISPAISHDGTKVLYSLIKNEKSKHRNINLRVYDLETGRNSLVSSRNGLNSGAVFMPGGESILLTLSHVGNAEIFIMNLKTKALKRLTNSYSPDVDPSINENGSIMTFLSGRAGKPMIYTMDMATRAVKRISFVGKFNATPRFAPDGKTIAFSSWLDSRFDIFRIDSDGSNLARLTKDFGSNEDPTYSNDGQFIAFSSQRVLSRTRAVQNIYIMDNDGEIIGAITENFGNCTTPRWTKSL